cttggtggatgtggggaggcctgtggatgtggtctatctggacttcagcaaggcctttgacactgtcccctacagcaaactgctggctaagctgtcagcccaaggcttggatggcaacattctgtgctgggttaggaactggctggagggatgagaccagagagtggtggtgaatggtgccacatccagctggcggctgtcactagtggtgtccctcagggatctgtgctgggccccatcctctttaacatcttcacagatgatctggatgagggcatggagtcagtcatcagcaagtttgcagatgacaccaagctgggggcagatgtggctgggttggagggcagaagggctctgcagcaggaccttgaccgcctggatagatgggcagagtccaatgggatggtgttcaatagctccaagtgcagggtgctgcactttggccacaacaaccccatgcagagatacaggctggggtcggagtggctggagagcagccagacagagagggatctgggggtactgattgatacccatctgaacatgagccagcagtgtgcccaggtggccaagagatccagtggtatcctggcctgcatcaggaatggtgtggccagaagcagggaggtccttctgcccctgtactcagcactggttagaccacaccttgagtactgtgcccagttctgggccactcaattcaagagagatgttgaggtgctggaaggtgtccagagaagggcgacaaggctggtgagaggcctcgagcacaagccctacaaggagaggctgagggagctgggattctttagcctggagaggaggaggctcaggggagaccttgttgctgtctacaactacctgaagggtggttgtagctaggaggaggttgctctcttctctcaggtggccagcaccagaacaagaggacatagcctcaagctatgccaggggaaatttaggcttgaggagaggagaaagttcttcactgagagagtcactggatactggaatgggctgcccagggaggtggtggagtcgctgtctctggagctgttcaaggcaggattggacgtggcacttggtgccatggtctagccttgagctcggtggtaaagggttggacttgatgatctatgaggtctcttccaaccttggtgatactgtgatggctTTCAAGACAGGCAAATGGAGTACTAGTGAAGGAATGAAACTGAAAAGTAAAGGTGTTTTTTTACCTGTATTCAGCTCCCCATCCTTTAACAAAACTCATTCTTATGGTACACATTCTAGTAAGCTGATAAACCGCTTCAAAACCCTGATTCACAGATTGAGCCAGAAGAGCAGCGAATTCTTGGTTATTAAAGATTTTTAGATTGCAtcctataaagaaaaaaaaaatagtcacAATTGATTAATATTTGTGCCTGCTACACAGATGCCCAAAACAATGAAGAAACCAGCAAAAGGAAAGCAAGTGTCATGAATTGCATTCACTGGGTATTTTTACCCAAGACATTTGGTAGGCTACTCACCTGGTGGAATTTTGCACACAGTTGCAGGATGCCAGCCATATCTTTGATTACAGTTGGGGCTCTGAACGAAAATTGCACTATCACTCAGGCACTCAGCAAAAACTTCTCCACCAATGTAATAGAGACGTACACCCCTTCCTGCAGCAAAATTAAAAGGACATCTAGTTACGATATGACCCAGCAGATTAACAAACAAGGGAGCATTTTGTTCCAGAGAAGGCAAAGGTTGTCTGTTACATAAGAGAAACTAGTTATCTACAGGACTATACTGCTGAGCCAACAGctttagcagcagcagaacagaattAAACTGTGTTTTACTTCACAAACACATGTCTGGAGGAGAAGACAACTAATTTTTGGTCAAGAGACAGAATCTTCTAGCTGTGTAATGTCTTGAAACTAAAGTCAAGTTAGAAAGCAGTGTTCATTACTAAGTAATTCTCATTTAAGCACAAAAAATGAAATATTGGACTGAACAGAATTAAAGCTTGTGCTAATATTGAAGTGTTGTATGTGAAGTGGCACAGGTCATTATGGCAATAACAGGAAACACAAGTATTGCACTTCAACACTCTTTGCTTACTTGCACCCACAGTTTCACAACTGCATACCCCTTCTCTGCACTACTGTGACAAAACCCCCAGGACTTCATTTAGGtctattaaaaaagaaattaccCTTTAGAAACCCTATTCTTCAAATTCAAATAGTGACAGTGTTATCTCAGTGAAAATAAGTCTCTGTGGGTTCCTTCTAGCAGAAGTGATCTCTCAAATAGAATTACTTTTAATCCACAGGTACCTCAAAGGCCActgttcctcttcccttttccctttaaaaatatttttcaaacAAAAGATGAGCTTTTGCATGAAGAAAGGGAAAGCTCCTGACTATTTTGATCAGTTGGCACAGGCACAGCTTATGCATACCTAAAATTTTCTTAGACAAGCATTTAGATTTGGCATACTGGGAGTTGGAACACTCCATTAAAGACAATGAACTTTTTTATTGTAAGTAAACGTAATGTATGACCAAAAAATCtaattcagaaatacagcaaCAATCAGAAGAGAATCCAGGGAAACCCCTcttcaaacaaaaacccaagcatTTGAAAGCCGAGAATGCTGCCTGGTAGAAAACAATATTCTTTACTAAACATGGAGAAAACTTCAATCGTGAAAACAGCACCTTACCTCTATGATGGCTTTTGATATTGCAGAGAAGTACTACCAATGCACATCTTACCTCTTATAAATCAGAATAAACTAAGAAACATGACAACATTTAGTAATTAAAGCCTACATTTCAATTACAAGCAACTGATTATAAATGCTACCCTGAGCAGAGTGGTACTATGAGGAGCGTGGAAAACAAAAACCAGCCCCTCAGGATGCTTGTTTCTCCAGAAGGCTGAAAACTGCAAATTGAGCAAGAGAAATCATGAACAGTAGATGGCTTCTTCctgtgctgccctcagcctcacagCTGTGTGACTGCTGGTGCCACTGACTTAGTGCTGATTGAGGAAAGGAcaaggataggacaaggagcaatgagtgtaagctgcagaaaaagaggttccgcctcaatacaagggggaacttctttactgtaagggtcacagagcactggaacaggctgcccagaggttgtggagtctccttctctggagtctttcaaggcctgtcgggatgtgttcctctgtgatctgtgctagactgtgtggtcctgctctggcaggggggttggactcaatgatctccttgggtcccttccaacccctaatatcctgtgaaaaACAGCTTCTTGCCATCACTGTAACTCTTCCTAACTGCAATTGGCTGTGGTAGAAGCTGCTGCATTTCTCCCCAGTTTCTGAAGTGATGACCTCTTGTGTCTTTCCAATTCTGCCCTCAGCAAGAGAAACTAAGCTCTCCTTGGCATGCCTCAGGAGAGAGAAGTTTAATGGCTAGCTGCACAAGGATGAAAAGTTCCCAACATGCATATGTACTCATCCTTCCTGGATCACTCCAGATAATTTAATGGCTAAAATGAAAATAAGTAGTTTTAAACAAGCAGAGATTTTTTACCTATGTGTCGCCTTGTCATTTCCACTGTAGCATTTCTGTTTACATTGGAAAGCAGACCTAGACAAAATCGTTCTGAATTCGATGGATCTGTAAAGCCATCTACAGTCAGGGAAGGCTGTGATGCATGGAAGGTCTCTCCCACTCTTTGATTCAATTCATAATATGCTATTGAACACCAAAATGCAGGCTCTGAGTAAGTAACTGGTTGcaagtctgaaaaaaaaaaaaaaaaagcttaacaCAGAATTTGAGACCGAGAAGAAATCACTCTGCCCTGCTATTTCTCTCTTCCAGAAACAACACTAGTTGTCCCCTCAAAATACATTGTGCTTGCTGTAATTTTCATCTACCCTAGTAAACAGAATGGAATTTAATATTCCACacaagggaaggaggaggggaagaggtgGTGATCTAAGCTGGCCACAGCTCTTGTCCTTCAGTACTTGCTTTCTGCTCAGAAAAACTGATGTTACTGACAGTGTCAGACATTGAGACACTTCTCTTAGCCTTTCTGTAACTTGCAAATATTTTGGCAATATTAAACAAAAGACTATTGAACAACTGAtccacagaaaagaaaaatattaatgCAAGTTCCCTTGCATTACACTAGATCTTTGTATTGTTCCTTTAGATAAAAGCAGCTCTATGCTCCTTTTACTCTCTCCTACTGGAGTTCAGCATCTCCTTTGTACACCTTCAGCTTTCCTGTGCTACTTCCCCCTTTTACTTAGCACTTTGAGCAGTATTTTCCTGTCACATACTGACACTACTGCTTAAACAAACCCAAGGGAAGGTGATCTTCCTGAGGCATTTGTATTAACACATAGCAGTGGAACCTGATTAAAGCAGGTGGACAACTAATGTGGGAGCAACAATCATGCTGTGGCCACAGGTGAAACAGTATGTGAGAACAGCACCATAATGCGCTTGCAAGGGAGACAAGAAGTCTGGGCAGCACTGTAGATAGATGATGTCTTTTAGATTGTTTTATAAATGCTATTCATGTACACAACTATATATAATTCTTTCTCATTGCCAGAAGCTCAACATTTAAAGAAATAAgactagttattaacaagttattACCCCAGCCCTACTATGTTTATCATCAGGAAGCCAACTCAATAGTCTCTTCCTAATACAGCTCTTACTTTTAATACGCATTTTCATTTTTCATGTAATTATACATATAAAGACGACTCACCACACACAAAGAGAAACAACTAAAAGTATTTCCAGCTTACCCAAGCTATGATTAACTGGGGAGAGAGTACTAGgagacagctctgctggagatCCTGTTGAGGCAATACAGATTGTTTCAGAGCAAATGATTCTTATTTCAGAAGTGCAGGTATGGCCACTACCTGGATACAGTTTTACATCATAATTCATTGGGAACAAGAAACCTCAAATATACTGAAACCAGTTTTCTAGTATGTCACATGCTTATTCTGAATTAAGATTACATTTAATTTTCTGAACATCTGGGAAACTAAACCTTCTCCCAAAGGTTCAATTAACATCTTAATATTGTGTTTGGCAGAGTTCTCGCTTTATGCACACTGAAAGTAACTTCACCAGTGATAAGGTAGTAACTTCCTCCCAAATTCAGCGAAGAAAAAGCCAAGAAAAAGTGGAGGAGACGATCAAGATACTACCTCTCTATTCTGAAAGAAGAGGGTTTATCTCTAGAAAAGAACAAGCTGGATTTCCTCATTTGAGGAAATTACTCTTTcctggaagaaggaaggagaaaaaaaaaaaatcagaaaaacgAACTTTCCAGCAATGTTTGTGCACTGGTAGGTAAAACACAGAAGGGCTTCGCACAGAATTATTCCTACAAAGATTGCTGATGTCATGTCTTTTTAATTAACTATTGCCACATAGTGGGAAAAAGCTGCAGCTTGTACAAAAACTAGTGCAGTTGACTCCTATTAAGTGAAAAAGGTTGCTAACATTAGCTAACCGAACACATACTCCacactgccagcacacagcaggaggTTCTTATCGAGCACATTAACTATTCTTTATCCAAATCTAAGGACAATCAGATTATCCAGAAACCTTTCCATACAAAGGCACAAATGCTGATGTTTCTCCTACTGTTTCAGCAGAGCATTCCATACaataatttattttaaacaTGGTCACTGTTCAGAGAAGTTTTCTAACTGCAGCATTTCTGTAACTTCTTCAGGCCAACAGAGATTCTGCTTCCATTAATCTGTTTCCAGCAGATAAAGTTAGTGATAAGCTGAAACTAGTCAGCTATTAAAACCCGTTTTAAGGCCTTCTGCTGAAGGCTTAGATCTGTATGCTTCTGTTACAAAACAAACAGCATATACTTAGCATGGCACAGAACCTTTTACAAGGATCCTcctattaaaaaatatttttgctcACAAAAGACTGAAAATTATATTTTTGGCAGAAAACATTTGGTCCTAGAGAGGGCTACTGCCATCAACATTGGGACTGAATTCATGCCACTACTCAAGAGGGATCATAATTAGTAATTTCAAGTCTTCAATGCACTGAAAAACATAAATTTTTACCTGTATCCATGCTTTGGTTCAACTGTTGGTCACTTGTTTCTCCATCTTCACTGATATACCCTGGAGGTGGTgtttctgtaaaaaaaaacccaaacaaaaccaaaacaaaaccaggaaaaaaacccaccagccaaacaaactgaaaaaaaaaacaacacaatcCCCAGAGCCAGAATAAGAAAAATCCCATCTACCATTTCAATGACTGGTGTAATTTGTAAGATTTAGCATTTCAAGAGCTTCATATGACACTGGAATATTGAATTAGTATTTCATTTTGCTGTCCCTGTTTCCTACCAGGATgacttcaaacccattacctGCCTTATTGTTTATGTAAAACATGTAATCTCCTGTATGTCAGTTAATTGCTAAAAGATGATATATAATTAACAGATAATCCTTGCTTGCTCCATTTAAGACAAGATACTTTCACTATGAGTAACAATTTTGAAATTATGATCAACAGCTTTCACATTTAACAGaattacaaaagaaaaaaaaatctggtgaCTTCTAAAAAAACCTGTCTTTGTGTAGTATAATCATCAGATATCCTCCCACGTCTTGTAAAAATTGCTAgattttaaagttgttttccaGTTCAGTCCCCAAATTAATTTTTCTTCAATACTGAAGAACTGATTTCACTTAGTGAAATTATCTAATTACACCACACAAGCTCTACTATCATTATTACTTCCAAGCTCTATTAAAATGATCATTTATTCTTTTAACTAGCTTTAAGGATGGAGTTTCACAGACCAAAGCAAACTCACTAACGCAAGTCTGATGCATCCTGAGACAAGAAATTGTGTCTAATTCCACAAATTAGACAAAACCCAGAAGAGTACAGTTGTTCCTTTTCTCTATTCAAAGTAGGCTTTGTAATTCAGTTGAGTTAAACTACTGTCTCAGGAAATAATTTTTCTTCAACTAGGCAAATGTCTTTTCCTATACATTAACGGCAAAACCTGGATTTCTTTAGTGAAAGTGCTCAAAGCTGTCTCAACAATCACCTTACGACTGTCTGAGATATCTGACGGATTAAATACATTGAATTATATTATTACCAAACATAAGAAATTTAAAGATAAAACCTGTTGCTtaagaattaaaataaaatcataACAGGTATCATGTCTGAGATTCACAGCAATATAGTGAGATAAGAAGGAACTGAGAGGAAACCAGATTAAGTGATTAAATAGCAACCTGATTAAATAAAAAATAGTCAAAAGAATGGTATCTTTGGTGCATTCTGTAAAAACAATGTGCTAAATATAGATGTGACAAAATTTGAGCAAGAATACAAAAGGAAGGGAAATATTTAACAGCAACAAATATGACAAAAATTATATTTGTTCTGAGAACTTGATATATTTCATTATGATACACTGGACTCTTATCTCAAATCAGTCATAGTTAAGCCCACAGCCATGGTAAAATGTTAATAACCATTCCCAATCCAGTTCATGCCTCCTGTTTCCAGTTGCAAATCTAGGCTCTTTGGCACATATTATTTTCCATATCGAGTCTCTGAACACAGAAATTTCCTCCACCTAGTGCTATAAGTAATGTTTTAGGGTCAGAGGTTGAGCACCACCTTAGCTGGAAATAAATGCCCAAGTGCAGCACTAAGGATTCCTAGGACAGTTTGAATGCTGCCACAAGTTTGGACAATGCATCTCAGCACATCCATAACCTGAAAGGAAACATAGCCCCAAAGGCTTCACAACCTTCATCTTTCCAACTGCAGGTGAAATCAACCTTGCTATGAACCCAGTATTGAGACAGTACTGCTGTGCAACCACAGCTGATATGCTGTCCTAGCACTAAAGAAAACTGTTCTGTAGCATGCAGTCAAGACACACAAGATGTATCAGAACCTAGCTAATAAGTTAAGAGTAAGTCAGCATGGTCAAATAAAGATTCTATAATACAAATTAAACACAAAGGTGTGAGTGACAAAGGGAAGGAGTCAAGGTGTGGTTAGCTGCATAAACTTTTGAAGATTGTGTGAATACCCACAAACAACCCTGAACAGACTTTCTGCAAATAACTACCTACTTGCTCTAGCTCATTTCCATAGCACTGGATTTTCAAACTGTGTATCTCCAGTAAGTTGTTTGCAAATATGATCAAAATCCCTCATactgaatgatagaatcagtcagggttgcaagggactacaaagatcatctatttccatcccccctgctgcagggagggacatcctaccctagatcaggctggccacagcctcatccagcctggcctaaaacacatccagggatggggcttcaaccacctctctgggcaacgcATTCCAGTctatcaccactctcatgctcaacaacttcctcctcacgtccagtctgaatctccccacctcccacttcgctccattccccttagccCTTTCACTACccaatagcctaaaaagtccactcccagcgtttttgtaggcccccttcagatactgaaaagccacaataaggtcacctcagagcctcctcttctctagactgaacagccccagctctttcagtctgtcctcacaggagaggtgctccagccctcttaaCATCCTTGTGGCCCTAAGCAGTCAAAGTAGTATGTATAAACCAAGAAAGTGACTCCAACTTTCAGCACCTAAAATTGCTCTGTAACGAACTGCTGTCCCTAGGCAGCAACAAATGTGACACAAATTAAATAGATGAGATCAACTTGATTTATTTTGTCTGCCATTTCAGTTTTATACATTTAAAGTACAATGCACATATCTGAGTTTCAAGACAGCAATATTACTCCATGAGAGTCCAGATCTGAACTTCCACCCTGTCTATTATATCTCTGCATTAAACGTTATGAGCAAACTTCGGATTTACTTGGCTTTACATTCTAGGCAATTTCCTGAAGAGACAGGAAACAGGAAGTTGAGGCAGGAAACAAAAGTCACTAATTTTGTTTCAATAAGGCTTTTGGGTGTACCTTGGTATTTGTTTTGAGGTGGGGAAGAAACCAAAGATTGGAGGACAAATTGTCTAAGACTTCAATATTGTTAGGTTATTCTCTCATACAAAGACAACAAAACTGTATGCATACAATAGCTAACAAATATGCAAAGCAGACCTTGATCAATTGTAAACTGCAGATCAAAGCACTTTTTAAGTCACTATTTTCCAATTTACAAGTTTTCTCCATGTACTACTGAGAATGAGCAGCAGTTTACTGCTCCATATCCAACACATAGCATTTGGAGACCCTATGTGTTTGTAAAACAGACTTAAAGCAATGCGGTTTCCTAAATGATTATATTCTGCAAACAATAGGTATTTCCACTGGAATTAAAACATGAAGTCAATGAGATCTAATCTATTAGTGCATATTCCAACTAATTTGAGCACTAAGTAGGATGAAATTACCAACTTTGTGGCACTGGAACAAAGATAACTGTACTGTTTACAATGGGAGTTAAGAAAATACCTGGTATGTAATTGCTCTGTGGTTCAATTCCAGCTGGAAAGTTAGTGTTTTCAGGAATGGAATGGGTATAGTCAtcaagaggaggaagctctgttAGAATCTCAGTGTGCCGTGGCACTAGTACAGGAGGCAAGACTACGAAAGCAAAATCCAAAGCATTAGTAAGACCCTCAAAATATAAACTTCTGTGATCCAAAATGAAAAGATTAACAAATCTAAACCACCTCACAATAAATTTTAAAATCTTCTGACACTCAATGTTGCCAGTACTGCAAGTGTACTGCTAGTtaccaaaatagtcagattccTGAAGTGCTAACTACTCCCTATCAGCAAAGGTAAGTCATATTTATTCTCCTTTTAAGTCTGGACAATACTTAGCTGGAAACTACTAGCAATTAAGAAAGGTTTATTAGAAGTATTTGACACATTTGCAAAGAtttttcagtatctttactACTGAAAACTTGCAGGGGACATCATTCTCAAACATTGTATTTCTAAGAATCTCATGCATTTAGCATGGAAAAGCATCACTTTTCTCtatttttcatttaaaacaTTACACTAAGAGCAAGTATATACAGATGCTGCTACAGAAAGTCAGAAGCAGGTATTCCTACCTGGTGTCTCCACTCTCTGGTAGTGGTAAGGGTTTACACACACTTCATCCTTTTTAAGATTAAAAGCATATTCACAATTTTCAATTGCTTTAAGTTCATGGTGACTGTGAAGATCTGGCCAACGCCACAAACGACAGTAAATAACATGTGGTAATCCTTTACGGTGAGATACCTGCAGACGGCCATCGAGAGATCTACAGGGGAAAGATGTTGACAAGTATTTATACACTGCATGCTGTCTCTTAATAGCTCAAGCAACAGTGTACATACATGGGATGAGTACTTTGTTTAATTCTCAGAGTTCAGTGGTCTGGCACTGTTAGTGCCAGACTGTTAGTTATACTCTCGTTAAAAGGCTTCAAATGTGATAAAAATGATGGTATCAAGCAGTGTCTTAACTTGTTTTAGAGCTGCTCAAATTATTGCCAGTGAATTTAGAGTTCATTAAAAGCCACTTTACCTCCAACCAAGTATTTAGGATGCTTGCTTCATACACATTTTTTAAAATGTAGATGACAatggttaaaaaaacaaacaaccaataAATAAATCACACAGTTGGTCCCGCTGCTAAACCTCAAGACTTTGCTGTGGCATGGATGCCTTATGACTTTAAGCATAAGAATTCCCACAGGACTGTAAATAAGCCTATAAGCAGTCAGCTGCCCAAGTGATCCACATGTTAGTGTAACTGTAATGCAAACAAGTATGAATGCACATATTATGAAGGCTGTACAGTTTATCTTACTGGCTCAATCTGCCTTGCTAACTGCTGAAAATGTTTTGCTAGTTTTAAGACAGACTGCATATGCTTACACAAATGCAGATGTTTATGACTGTTATGGGATGGGAGACAAACCTCAATACACAAATCAAGTAATGTAACATGAAAAAATAAACACCCTGTTTAGAATTGCCCACTATTAACTACTGGAGAATTTACAAACAATTCTTTAGTAGCTCATATGTGAGCCAATTAGCAAGATTTAACTGAAAGCCTGTTGCATACAAAGCAGTTTAAACACTTTGTAAGATTAGGTCTAAAGAATTAAGTTTCCCAACTTTATTAATATAAATACCAAATCACATTAGAGACTGCATGTAACAAGTCTTCCCATTCTTTCACTAGCACCAGTGTGAAAAAGGCGTATTTCAGAATTAGAGTTTCATTGGTCAAAACATCAGCTGAGAACACTTGGATTTCTACACTGGCAAGTAAATATTTCAAAATGCTGTACCATGAGAGGCCTAGGAAGCATTTTAGTCTGTTTTACAGCTAAAGCATCCCCTTACAGACCCTCCAAAGCCAATCCCTCCCACAGGATTTCTATGATGCGAGAGAGGGCAGAATATTCACCTGGTTTGTTCAGAGAAGCTGTAAAGGCCTGTTGTATCCCACTGATCTATCGTGTTTGGTGTACTCAGTCCCCAAATTTCAGAGCAAGTGCTGTGCATaaattgaaaacaaaaacaaaaaattgATATGAATATGGAACATGGTTATTCAAAACACCATGATGTCAAACATGGAGAAATGTACAGAATACTTCCTTTCACATAGAAGATAGAGCATTGTTAGACTTGCATTTAAACGGACATCTCATGCTATATTTTCTATATGAAGGAGGCTATCAAAATGAAACATGTGATTCAAGGTAAATGATAATGTTTCTAATACATGAACAAGTTCTCTGGTTTTAAGTATTCAATACAGTTGTAATGTTCCTTAAAACAGGCAAAACTTCCTCAAGCTAGCTCTTAACAAAATTAAATTTGAAAGGATGGtttctgggttggtttttttgtttttgttttttacaCATAAGCTTTCACAAGACTTCAAACAAAGGCCATGTATATCTGAAACTGAACATCACTAACTTTCAGGTACCACCACTCAAGCATTCATCTCATTCTCCATATACGTTTGCTGCTTTTCCCAATACAGCAAAATGCAGACTCTAGAGAAAAACATATCACAGctgacactgctgctttctgtactCTGTGTTTGATGACAGAACTAAATATTCTTTCACAGCACACCATAACACAATATTTCACGGTTTTACAGCATGGTATTTTAAGACTTAGCTATAGAATAGCAAAACCTTAATTGCTAAATTCAGTGGGATGAAAGGAGACATAACTAATTCTTTACCAAACCGAGACAATGACAAGATCACAACAGTAAACAGAAAGAGACTTCAGCCATAGGCACAAaataaaggcagcagcagatttAAACATAGCAAGAGAACAGTATGGGCTTGTCAACTGGCAGAGTTTCAGAAGCATCAGTCAAGGTCAGCTCTGTCATAGACTTGCTATGTGACCACTgaaaacaataataaaaaaaagattTTATGTAAGTAACACACAACTAGACTTTACACCTCAAATTAAGAGATTTTTGGTTCACAAGCAACTTACATCTTCATTTCCTAATTACAAGCTTGAAGTTTGACTGGTTGCTACATTACTTTGAAAATAACAGCCTCTGCAAATttgcaacaagaaaaaaaaagaatccaagTTCCTCAAACTCCTTGTTTGAAATAGAGATATCACATTTTATATTTAAATTACTAAGCTTAGCTGATAGACTCAAAAGTTTAGATTGAGTGCTTAAGGCAAGAGAAGTGAGGTAGGTATTTTTATTCCTCCTCCATACAGCAGGAAAATTCACCAGT
Above is a window of Pogoniulus pusillus isolate bPogPus1 chromosome Z, bPogPus1.pri, whole genome shotgun sequence DNA encoding:
- the SMAD2 gene encoding mothers against decapentaplegic homolog 2 isoform X1; amino-acid sequence: MSSILPFTPPVVKRLLGWKKSAGGSGGAGGGEQNGQEEKWCEKAVKSLVKKLKKTGQLDELEKAITTQNCNTKCVTIPSTCSEIWGLSTPNTIDQWDTTGLYSFSEQTRSLDGRLQVSHRKGLPHVIYCRLWRWPDLHSHHELKAIENCEYAFNLKKDEVCVNPYHYQRVETPVLPPVLVPRHTEILTELPPLDDYTHSIPENTNFPAGIEPQSNYIPETPPPGYISEDGETSDQQLNQSMDTGSPAELSPSTLSPVNHSLDLQPVTYSEPAFWCSIAYYELNQRVGETFHASQPSLTVDGFTDPSNSERFCLGLLSNVNRNATVEMTRRHIGRGVRLYYIGGEVFAECLSDSAIFVQSPNCNQRYGWHPATVCKIPPGCNLKIFNNQEFAALLAQSVNQGFEAVYQLTRMCTIRMSFVKGWGAEYRRQTVTSTPCWIELHLNGPLQWLDKVLTQMGSPSVRCSSMS
- the SMAD2 gene encoding mothers against decapentaplegic homolog 2 isoform X2; this translates as MSSILPFTPPVVKRLLGWKKSAGGSGGAGGGEQNGQEEKWCEKAVKSLVKKLKKTGQLDELEKAITTQNCNTKCVTIPRSLDGRLQVSHRKGLPHVIYCRLWRWPDLHSHHELKAIENCEYAFNLKKDEVCVNPYHYQRVETPVLPPVLVPRHTEILTELPPLDDYTHSIPENTNFPAGIEPQSNYIPETPPPGYISEDGETSDQQLNQSMDTGSPAELSPSTLSPVNHSLDLQPVTYSEPAFWCSIAYYELNQRVGETFHASQPSLTVDGFTDPSNSERFCLGLLSNVNRNATVEMTRRHIGRGVRLYYIGGEVFAECLSDSAIFVQSPNCNQRYGWHPATVCKIPPGCNLKIFNNQEFAALLAQSVNQGFEAVYQLTRMCTIRMSFVKGWGAEYRRQTVTSTPCWIELHLNGPLQWLDKVLTQMGSPSVRCSSMS